ATTAAAGAGACTTAATAGTTATATTAATGCCCTTCAAAGATTTAGAGAGGATATGACGGAGAGCACAGAAAGGCTATCTGTAGAGCTTGCCCTTATCTTTGCCGAGGCCATTATCCTAAAGGATTGCGAAGAATATAGAGAGACTGTTATCCATATGGCTAAGAAGGCCATGGAGATATGCGAAGACAAATATAATATTAAAATAAGGATAAGAAGAGATGATATAAAATACATCTCTGAAGAGGTTATAAAATCCATTAATATTATACCTGATGATACACTCTTTGAACCTGGTTTTGTCATCGAGACAGACTTTGGTGATATAGACGGCAGTATTTCTGTCCAGCTAAATGAATTGAGAAGATTGATTTTATCAAAAAAATATGGAGAATAGCGAAATACTGTCTCTCGCTCAGGAGACGCTCAAGAATTTTTATCCATACAGGATATACGGCAAGGTAAATCAGGTGGTAGGCCTTGTAATAGAGGGAAAAGGGCCTATATCGTCCATAGGTGATGCAGCCTTGATCTATCCTGTGGACGGATCTAATCCTGTGGAGGCAGAGGTTGTGGGCTTTAAAGAAGGTAAGACACTTCTTATGCCTCTTGGGGATATCAGGGGCATAGGAATAGGCTCAAGGATACTTTCTAAGAAACAGACGGTTAATATAAATGTAGGGGATGGTCTTCTTGGCAGGGTCATAGATGGACTCGGTAACCCCATTGATGGAAAAGGACAGCCCTATTGCCCAGATACAACACCTGTTTATAGAGATACAGTAAACCCCATGTTGAAAAAAAGGATTACCGAACCCCTTGACCTTGGTATAAGGTGTATAAACGGACTTTTGACCTGTGGTAAAGGTCAGAGGATAGGCATATTTGCCGGTTCTGGTGTGGGGAAAAGTGTGCTTCTCGGTATGATAGCAAGGCATACAGAGGCAGATATAAATGTAATCGGGCTCATAGGTGAGAGGGGCAGGGAGGTCAGAGAGTTTATAGAAAAGGACCTGGGAGAGGGAATAAAAAGGTCTGTAGTTATTGTTGCCACATCTGATCAACACCCCCTCATCAGGGTAAGGGGTGCCTTTTTGACTGTGGCAATTGCAGAGTATTTCAGGGACAAAGGAAAGAATGTCCTTCTCATGATGGATTCCCTCACACGTTTCTGTATGGCACAGAGAGAAATAGGTTTGGCCATAGGTGAACCCCCTACAACAAAGGGTTATACGCCCAGTGTCTTCTCATTGCTGGCAAAACTCCTTGAAAGGGCAGGTAATGGCCAGGGCAATGGAACCATGACAGCCATATATACAGTCCTTGTTGAGGGCGATGACCTGGAAGACCCCGTTGCAGATACCACACGCTCTATACTGGATGGCCATATCGTGCTTTCAAGAAAGCTTTCAGATATGAACC
The sequence above is drawn from the Syntrophorhabdaceae bacterium genome and encodes:
- a CDS encoding FliI/YscN family ATPase codes for the protein MENSEILSLAQETLKNFYPYRIYGKVNQVVGLVIEGKGPISSIGDAALIYPVDGSNPVEAEVVGFKEGKTLLMPLGDIRGIGIGSRILSKKQTVNINVGDGLLGRVIDGLGNPIDGKGQPYCPDTTPVYRDTVNPMLKKRITEPLDLGIRCINGLLTCGKGQRIGIFAGSGVGKSVLLGMIARHTEADINVIGLIGERGREVREFIEKDLGEGIKRSVVIVATSDQHPLIRVRGAFLTVAIAEYFRDKGKNVLLMMDSLTRFCMAQREIGLAIGEPPTTKGYTPSVFSLLAKLLERAGNGQGNGTMTAIYTVLVEGDDLEDPVADTTRSILDGHIVLSRKLSDMNHYPPIDVLRSVSRIMKDIVTKEQIDYSTKIIEILSEYEKAEDLINIGAYRQGSNPKIDYAMAMVDKVRLFLTQSIDERVTLEDAINSMKILFYMK
- a CDS encoding FliH/SctL family protein is translated as MSEIDHVVKPLKLKSIEDMDEDIIDKEESFISFFSEEANDFSNNKTSQELQREVSEQNEPVIDIEAEARKVFEDAFREGEKAGFEMGMKKAEPILKRLNSYINALQRFREDMTESTERLSVELALIFAEAIILKDCEEYRETVIHMAKKAMEICEDKYNIKIRIRRDDIKYISEEVIKSINIIPDDTLFEPGFVIETDFGDIDGSISVQLNELRRLILSKKYGE